TGCATATGTCCTCTTTTGAATTAtttcaatataacatttaaaaatgtatcatattGGACTGATGTCACCACCATACATTATAAAACATTCTGATATCACGGATATCTTATTAAAACCCTTCTTTCCTTGAGGACTCAGGCGTTCTCAAtcaataatgacatcacttgtTTAATTGAAATAGACATTATATCCAGCACACCAAGTCTTTGAGTCCTCTACTGTACTTTCTGCCCTCAACAATTTAAGAGTTTACATTATTCATGAATTATGCACGTGATTAAATGAGttgtaaacatatttataaaaataacagaaatacgTCTGTAGATGTAGtgggtggctcttaaaagagccttTGTGTTGTTGGTATAACAGCAGCAGAGTTTACTTGGAGCTGGTGTACTTGGTCACAGCCTTGGTGCCCTCAGAGACAGCGTGTTTAGCCAGCTCTCCGGGCAGCAGCAGGCGGACAGCGGTCTGAATCTCCCTGGAGGTGATGGTGGAGCGCTTGTTGTAGTGAGCCAGACGAGAGGCCTCACCGGCGATGCGCTCAAAGATGTCGCTCACAAAGCAGTTCATGATGCCCATAGCCTTGGAGGAGATGCCGGTGTCGGGGTGGACCTGCTTCATCACTTTGTACACGTAAATGGCGTAGCTCTCCTTCCTGgactttctcctcttcttgccGGTCTTGCTGGCAGTCTTGGAGACGGCTTTCTTTGAGCCCTTCTTGGGCGCTTTTACGGAGGGTGCATCAGGCATGATGATCAGTCGGGGATTGA
Above is a genomic segment from Eleginops maclovinus isolate JMC-PN-2008 ecotype Puerto Natales chromosome 2, JC_Emac_rtc_rv5, whole genome shotgun sequence containing:
- the LOC134873554 gene encoding histone H2B 1.2-like yields the protein MPDAPSVKAPKKGSKKAVSKTASKTGKKRRKSRKESYAIYVYKVMKQVHPDTGISSKAMGIMNCFVSDIFERIAGEASRLAHYNKRSTITSREIQTAVRLLLPGELAKHAVSEGTKAVTKYTSSK